The window CAGCGTCGGCGACGCCATCGCGTTCGGCGCCGGTCCGACGCCGGATCCCGAATCGGTGCGCGGGGCCGCCCGGGCGGCCGGCGCGGACCTGTTCGTACGACGCCTGCCCCGGGGGTACGACACACCGGTGGCCGAGGCCCCCATGTCCGGCGGGGAAGTCCAACGCCTCGGCCTGGCCCGGGCGTTCTGCCGCGCCGGCCGACTGCTGATCCTCGACGACGCCACCTCCAGCCTCGACACGGTCACCGCCCGCGAGGTCGAGCGGGCCGTCGCGGAACAGGTTCGGGCAGGCACCCGGATCGTCGTCGCGCACCGGATCTCCTCGGCCGCCCGGGCCGACCTCGTGGTGTGGCTGGAGGAGGGGCGCATTCGGGCCACCGGCCCGCACGTCGAGTTGTGGCGCGATCCGCACTACCGGGCCGTGTTCGCGGCGGGCGCGCGCCCGGATCCCGCGCCGGAGCCCGGTCCCGGATCCGCGCCGGAGCCCGGACCCGCTCCGGAGCCCGCCCGCACGGCGGACCCGAGCGGTCAGCCCGCCCGCACGGCGGACCCGAGCGGTCAGGGGGCGGCCCGGTGAACGAGCACGGCACCTGGCGGCGGGTGAGCCCCGACGCGCGCCGCTTCCTGCGCGGCCGCACCCCCGCACTGGCGCGACTCGGGGGCTGGTCGCTCCTGGAGTCCGCCCACACCTTCCTCACCGGCTACGGCGTGGCCCGAGCCCTCGACGACGGCTTCCTCGCCGGCCGCACCGGGGTCGGCCTGGGCTGGCTCGTCGTCGCCGGACTCGGCGCCCTGCTCGGCGCCTTCGCGCTGCGCGGGGTCTTCGCCGCCCTCGCCGACCTGGTGGAACCGCTGCGCGACGGACTCGTGCGCAGGGCCGTGCGACACGCCCTCGACCGGGCCGTCGCCGACCCGTCCCGCGCCGCGGACGCCGGTGCCGTCTCCCGGCTCACCCAGCAGACGGAGATGGCCCGCGACTCCTTCGCGGGGATCGTCCTCACGGCCCGTTCGTTCGTCTTCACGGCCGTCGGCGCGCTGGCCGGCATGGCGGCCCTCGCCCCCGTGCTGCTGCTCGTCGTGCTGCCCCCGCTGCTGCTGGGCCTCGGCCTCTTCCTCGCCACGCTGCGCCCCATGGCCGGCGTACAACGCGACTCCCTCGACACCGACGAGGCGCTGTCCCGCGGGGTGGGCGCGGTCGGCGAGGGGCTGCGCGACATCGTGGCCTGCGGCGGGGGAGCGAGCGCGGCCTCCGGGGTGGAGACCCTGATCGGGGCACAGGAGCGGCTGACCCGCCGCCTCGCCCGGTGGGCGGCCGTGCGTACCGTCGCCCTCGGGGCAGCGGGCCGGCTGCCGGTGATCGCCCTGCTGGTGGCGGCCCCGTGGCTGCTGGACCGGGGGGTGACCGCCGGGACCCTGGTGGGCGCCCTCACCTACCTCGTACAGGCGCTGCTGCCCGCCCTGCACGCCCTGATGACGGCCCTGGGATCCGCCGGCACCCGGCTGCTGGTGGTCCTGGAGCGCTTCTGCGAGCCCGAGGCCGAGGCCGAGCCCGAGCCCGAGCCCGAGCCCAAGCCCGAGGCCGAGGCCGAGGCAGCGCCCGCCCCCGCCCCCGACCCGAGGCCGTCGCGTCCCCCCGCGCCCGCTGCGCCCGTACCGGCGCCCGCGGCGCCGTCCGTCCCGCCGTCCGCCGCGGAGCTCCGCGGCGTGACCTTCGCCTACGGCCCCCGGGCGGCCCCCGTACTGGAGGACCTCGACCTGGTCGTCCGCCCGGGCGAGCACCTCGCCGTCGTCGGCCCGAGCGGCATCGGCAAGTCGACGCTCACCGCGCTGCTCGCCGGGCTGCTCAGCCCCGACCGGGGCACGGTCCTGGTCGCCGGGGCGGCCGCACGCGGCGAGCGGGACGCCTCGGAGCCGGATCCGCGCCGCACACTGCTGCCCCAGCAGGCCTACGTCTTCACCGGCACCGTCCGGGAGAACCTGACCCACCTGTGCCCCGGGGCGCGTCCACCCGACGACGCCCGGGTGCGCGAGGCGGTCACCGCCCTGGGTGTGGGCGGCCTCGTCGAGCGGCTCGGCGGCCTGGACGGGGCCGTCGCGCCGCAACGACTGTCCCAGGGCGAGTGCCAGCAGCTCGCCCTGGCCGCCGCCCACCTCTCGCCCGCTCCGCTGCTGCTGCTCGACGAGGCCACCTGTCATCTGGACCCGCGCACCGAGGCGCGCGCCGAAGAGGCCCTCGCCGCCCGCCCGGGCACCCTCGTCGTGGTGGCCCACCGGATCTCGTCGGCGGCCCGGGCCGACCGGGTCCTCGTGCTGGACGGGACCCGGGCGGTGTGCGGCACGCACGAGGAACTCCCGGCCCGATCACCCCTGTACCGGGACCTGGTGGGGCTCTGGAACGCCACCGGGGAGGACTGAGACGGGCGCCGCCCCCGGGCGGGGCGCTCTCGGCCCCGGCCTCGGCTCGCGGGCGGCCGCGGTCTCAGACCCAGCCCTCCCTGCGGGATATGCGGATGGCGTCGATGCGGTTGCGCGCGCCGGCCTTGCGCGTGGCGGCGGCCATGTAGTTGCGCACGGTGCCGCTGGCCAGGTGCAGGGCACTGGCGATCTCGGCGATCGAATCGCCCTCCGCCGCGCGGGCCAGCACGCTCAGTTCGCGGGGACTCAGCGGTACCGGGTCCGCCTCCATGCAGGCGGACGCGAGCGAGGCGTCGACGAAGCGCTCACCGGCCGCGACCCGGCGCACGGCCCGTACCAGGCGGCCCGGCGAGCCGTCCTTGTCCACACACCCCAGCACCGGTGCACGGAACGCCCTCCGCAGCGATCCGGGCGTACCCGCCGAGGCCAGTACCAATATCGGTGAGGACGCGGGGGAGGAGGGGGAGTGCCGATCCCTGCGACCCATCCCCGCCAGGAGCGGAGCGGCGCCCGGACAGTCGAGGTCGACGACCGTGACGTCCGGCCGTAAGCACTCCGTCTCGCGTACGGCGGCCCGCCAGCCCACGGCGGTGACTTCGAAGGGGCCTTCGGATCTCAGCAGGGCTGCGAGGGCGGATCGGACCAGGCGGACGCTGTGCACGACCAGGACCTTCGTCATAGCGGAACTGCTCCTTCGGTAAGCGACAACAGCATGAAGCGGCTGCCCCCGCACCGGTCTGCTGGAACGTCACTGTGGGGGCGCTCTGGGGTGTTCGGGAACGTTGGCCGAGATGCCTCGGGGATTGCCTTCCGCCTTTGGCGGGGAACGTACTTGAGTGTGGCGCCGCACCGCGTCCGCGCCCGCGCACCCTCGTACAAACGTGCCTTCGATTCGAACGGGTTCGATCGGTTCGGCGTGCCGGTGGCCCCGCACCGGCGCATGCTGGTGGTGGCGGTTGGCGGTTGGCGGGGGCTGCGGACAGGACGTGCTGATGGGCGTGGACGAGGTGGCCACCGGATCGCGCGGGCGCCGGCTGTTCTCCGGCCGGGACCGCGCCGTCATCGCGGCGGCCTCGCTCTCGATGCTCCTGGTCCAGATGGACTGGTTCGCCCTCAACCTGATGCTGCCGGTGATCGCCCGGGACTTCTCCACGCCCACCACCGACCTCCAGTGGCTGGTCAGCGGCTACATGCTGACCCTCGGAGCCTTGATGATCACCGGCGGCCGGGCCGCCGACGTCCACGGCCGTCGTACCGTCATCGTGTGGGGGCTGACCGGCTTCGCCCTCGTGTCCGTGGTGTGCGCCGCCGCGCAGAACGAGCTCTGGCTGGTCGTCGGACGCGTGGTGCAGGGCGCCACGGCGGCGCTGATCTTCCCCGTCGCCGTCGCGGTCGTCACCGCCCACTTCCGCGACGACCGACAAGGCCGCGCCGTGGGCACGGTGTTGGCCTTCAGCGCGATCGGCACCGCGCTCGGACCGTTCGTGGGCGGGGCCTTCGCCGAGCACGTCAGCTGGCGGGCGGTGTTCCTGCTGAACGTGCCCTTCTGCGCCGTCGCCGCCTTCCTCATGCTGCGCTTCGTCACCGACACCCGCGACGAGGAGGCCGGACACGGACTGGACCTGCCCGGCGCCGTCACCGTGGCCGCCGGTCTCACTGCGATCATGATCGCCGTCGACCAGGGCGGTCGCTGGGGCTGGGCCTCGCCGGCCACCCTCGGCTGCCTGGTCGCGGGAGCCCTGCTGCTCGCCCTCTTCGTGGTGATCGAACGGCGGACCGCCGAGCCGCTGCTGGACCTGTCCCTGCTGCGCAACGGGCCGTTCGTGACCGTCACCCTGGCCGGCTCCGTGTCGAACATCGTGTACTGCCTGGTGGCGGTCCTGTCCGCGCTGTACCTCCAGCAGGCCCGCGGGCTGTCCCCGCTCGACGCCGGACTGATCTTCCTCGCGCTGTCCGTCGGCGCGGGCGCCGCCAGCTACTGGTCCGGGCACCTCGCCCACCGGTGGCGGCCCGAGACGCTGATGGCCGGCGGTCTGGTCCTGAGCGGCCTCGGCCTCCTGCTGCTGACGTGGACGAACCCGCTCGCCCTCTACACCGCCGTCTTCGCGGTCGTGGGCGTCGGACTGGGGTTCGGCTGGGCCCTGACGAACGTGGCCACCCAGTCGTACGTCCCCGAGAACCGCCTGGCCGCCGCCTCCGGGCTGGTCCTTACCTCGCTGGTCCTGCTCGGCGCCATGGCCGTGGCCGTCGCGACGACCGTGCTGGAGGTCCTCAGCGGATCGGCGGAGCGGGCCGCCTCCGACGGACCGGCCATCGAGGAGGTGCTGCGGGTCGCCGCACTCCTGTCGCTCCTGGGCGCCGCCGCCCTCCTCCCGCTGATCCGGGCGGGCCGCCGGTCGCCCCCGAGGACGACCGGAACCCTTCCTGCGCCGTGACCGTCACCCCGCCGCCCCGTCAGAGGCGGCAGGGCGGGACCACGGTCCCCGTCGCTCGATCAGGCGTTGACGCAGGTGTTGCCGAACGCCGGGTTGAGCAGGCCGATGACGCTGACGGAGTTGCCGCAGGCGTTGATCGGGATGTGGACGGGCACCTGGATGAGGTTCCCCGACAGGACACCGGGGGAACCGATCGCCGCGCCCTGCGCACCGGCGTCCGCGGACGCCATCGAGGCTCCACCGATCACGACGGCTCCGGCGGCGAGGGCGAGACCGGCGGTCTTCAGAACACGCGACATGAGAGATCTCCTTCAAAGGTGGTGACGGACCCGCCCCGCGAAGGGGCGTGCCCCGGGGCCCCGTCGGGACCCACGCAAGTGTTTCGTTCCGTACGCCCGGTCCGGCTTGGCCCGGCCCCGGTCATTCCCTCGCACGAGTGACTCCGTGGGCCAAGTGCGCCCCACCACGGGGGAGTCCCCGGACGGGCGCCCGTCCCGTCAGTCCCCGAGATGGACTTCGAGGGCGGTGCGCACGGCCGACTCCAGCGCGCCCTCGATCCACGCCGGCTTGACGGAGGTGTGGCAGCCGGCGAAGTGCAACCCGCCCTCGGCGCGGTGGACGTGCGGGAACAACTCGGTGTGCTGCCCGGGAAGGAGCACGGAGGCCTCGCCGTACGCGTACGGGTCGCGCATCCAGGACTGGGTGGCGCCGACGCCCGTGTAGAACACCTCGATCCGCTGCCCGTACACGTCCTGGAGGCCGGACAGCGCCCTCGGGTACCGCTCGGCGTCGTCGAGGGCGTCCCACTTCAGGGCGTCGTCGGCCCAACTGTAGGAGGCCAGGACCACACCGCCCGCGCTGCCCGGGACCGGGTGCGAGGGCTGGAACATGAAGCGGTTGGGGTTGTCGCTGGTGGAGCCGCCCCCGACGACTCCGGCGGCCTCGGGCTGGTCCCGGGCGACGAGCCTGCAGGCCGCGTAGTGCGCGCGCTGAGCCTGCGTGACACGGCCCTTCGGCGTCGCGGGGTGGGCACCCAACAACGAGCCGTCACCCGGGGTGCGGCCCGTCTGGTAGTCGGCGTGGAGGCCCTTGCGCACGGCCTCCAACTCCCGCTTCCAGTCCGCCTCGGTGAACTCCCACCAGCGGCGGCTGAATTCGAGCAGCACCTTGGTGGCGGCGTCGTAGTGCAGCTCGGTGATTGCGCGCCGCTTGCCGTACGACAGGGCGGGCGTGACGGGGATGTGCCGCAGCCCCGAGAACGGCACGGTGACGATGGCGACGTCGCCGGTGAAGGTCTCCCGCACGACGGGGCGACCGCCGCGCCCCTCGGACACCGTCTCCACCGTGACGGACCTGCCCGCCGCGCCCCGCGCGATGCGGGTGACCCGCCGGTCCAGCCTCACCAGGTCCTTGACCCGTGCGTACATGGCGTCCGCGAGGGTGCCGGTGCCGTCGGGGAGTTCGAAGAAGCGGGTGTCCGGGCTGATCAGGGCGGAGGAGATGAAGGAGTGCAGGAACGTGAGGTGGAGCCGGGAGGTGAGGTTCTCGACCGTGCCGATCAGGTCGACGGTCCGCTCGTCCAGCTTCGCCTCGTCGGTGAGGTAGCGGTACATCGACATGTGGCCGTGGCGCTGGATCACCCGCGCCCAGCCCTCGACGAGTGCGCGCCCCTCCTTGCCGTCGATCTCCTTGCGCACGGGAGCCAGGGCGCCCCGTACGATCTGCGCGGCCGGGACGTTCTCGTACGCGGCGGGGACGCCGAAGGAGCGGTTGACGGCGCGCGGGTCGCGCGCGTAGTCCGCGCGGCGCACCCTGATGCCGTTGACGAGGATCCAGGTACGGGACGCCGGGCGGCCCGCGCGGTCCACGTCGACCAGGTGGAAGGGGCGGCGGTTCAGCCCCAGCGAGTCGATGAGTCCCGTCACCAGCGGGTGGCTGTCGGGGATGCGCATGGCCCCGGCCTCGGCGTACTGCTTCGGGTCGGCGAACGGGGCCGCGGCGCGCTCGTGACCGCCCGCGCGGAAGGTCTTGACGCGGCCGCCGACACGGTTGGCGTTGGCCTCGATGACGGTGACCCGGTGGCCCGCCGCGTTCAGCAGGTGGGCGGCGGTCAGGCCGGCGGGGCCGGCTCCGATCACCAGCACCTTCCTGGGGGCCCTGCGGGACCTGGGCAGACCGGACTTCAACAGGACGTCCGCGTAACGCGGCACCAGCGACTCGTCGTTGTCGTCGCGGACCAGGACGGAACGGGCGACGGCCAGACAGGTGTCCCAGTCCGCCGAAGGAGCCGCGGCGGGCGCGGTGGTGGTGACGGCGGAGGCGGGGGCGGCGCCGGCGGCGACCCCGCCGGCCACGGCCAGGGCGCCCGCGCCGGCGAGCAACGAACGCCGGGAGGTCTGGCCCGCAGTGCCGGAGGAGGATTCAATGATCATGAAGCCACCCTCGGGGCGCCGGCCCGATCTCCCCGCGCCGAACGCGCCCGGGAGACGACGAACCACCCGAACGTGATCTTGAGGGCGCGATGCTGACGCCCCCTGTCGGCTCGCTCAGCGCACCTGGACCCCGACGAGGCAGGTGTCGTCGTCCGTGTCCGACCTGCTGTGGGTCAGCAGGCGATCGAGGCGGCTCTCCAGCGACGGGGACTCCCGCTGCGCGAGGCCCAGGAGTTGGGTCAGGGAATCCATCATGGAGGTGTCCCGGCGTTCCACGAGCCCGTCGGTGTACATCAACACGGTGTCCTCGGCTTCGAGCTGCACCACCTCCTCCGTGTACTCCGCGTTCGGCACCGCACCGAGCAACAGACCCTTGGCCAGCGGGAAGGCCGTGGCCCGAGCGCCCCGCACGAGGATGGGCGGCAGGTGTCCCGCGCGCGCCCAACGCAACACCCGCCGGTCCGGATCGAAGATCCCGCACACGGCGGTCGCGGTCAGGTCGCTGGTCAGGTGGTGGGCGACCGCGTTCAGCCAGGTGAGCAACTGGGCGGGCCCGGCGCCGGTCACCGCGAGGCCGCGCAGGGCGTTGCGCAGGACCACCATGCCGGTGGCCGCCTCGATGCCGTGGCCGGCGACGTCGCCGACGCACAGGAGCACCTGCCGGTTCGGCAGGACCACCGAGTCGTACCAGTCCCCGCCGATCAGGGCCTGCGACTCGGCAGGCCGGTACCGCACGCCGATGCGGATCCCCGGCGCGTCGAGCGGCGCGGGCGCGGGCGGCATGATCGCGTGCTGCAACTGCAACGCGAGACGGCTGCGCTCCGCCGACTCGGCCTCTGTGTGGGCCAGTTGATCCCGGGTGGCGGCCAGAGCCACCTCGGTCCAATGCTGTGCGGAGATGTCCTGGTAGGCGCCCCGTACGGCGAACAGCGAGCCGTCCGCGTCCTGGACGGGCTCCGCGACGATGCGGATGTGCCGGGTCACCCCGTCCGGACGCTGGAGGCGGAAGGCCACGGAGGCCTCGCGCCGGTAGTGCATCAGCGTGCGCAGGAACCGACTGATCGAGGTGATGTCATCGGGGTGCGCGTGACCGGGGAGCGCTTCCAGAGGCACCGGCGAGGCGCCCGCCGGCAGCCCGTACAGCGAGAAGAGCTGCCCGTTCCAGGTGATCTCGCCCGTGGTGAAGTTCTCCTCGAAGCCGCCGATCCGGCCGAGCCGCTGCGCGTGTTGCAGCAGGCCGGCCAGCCGCGCGGTCTCGTCCTCGATCCGCCAGATCAACAGGAGCGCGGCGCCGTGCCGCGTGATGCTGGCGTCGGCCACGCCGGTGAGCGGCACGTCGTCGATGAAGGCGGTCAGCGTCATCCGCCGGGTCTGGAAGGACTCCCCGGTGGCGTAGACCCGTTCCAGCTTCTCGAAGAGTCCGTTGTCCTCGGCCGCCAGGGGATAGGCCTCCAGGAACGTGGAGCCGCTCACGGCGCTGCGGGGTCGACCGGCGGGGTCGGTGAAACGGTCGTTGGCGTGGTGGACCCGGAAGTCCGTCAGGCCGCCCGCGGGGCCGAGGATCGGCGTGAGGACGAGCGCCGGATCGTGCAAGTGGTCGGCGAGAGAAGTCAGTTCGGCCACCGCCGCGTGCGGCGTCCGGCCCGGCACCGAGGGCGTGCCCGCGCCCGTCGGATCCTCCAGCGTGTGGGCGCACAGCTCCGCCAACGCCTCGATCTGCCGGATGATCCGCGGCGGCTGCGGCGCCAGCGGCTGCGGCCAGCACACCTCCAGCACCCCGTGGATGCGGCCGCCCGTCCCCGCCGGTACCGCTATGCGTCCCCCGTGCGGATGCCGGCGGCGCCCGATCGAGGGCATGCCGGAGTCGGACAGACGCGAGACGAAGGCGGGCCCCCGCTCGACGAGCGCGAGACGCGCGCAGGTGGCGACCTCGGGCGGCACGTACCGCCAGCGGAGCGCCTCGTCCTCGGTGAACCCGGCCTGCCCGGCCAGCGTCAGCGAGGAGTCCGCCCCCGCGAGCCAGATGACCACGCCGTGCGCCCCGAGCGGAGCCAACGCGTTCTCCAACAGCGCGGTCGCCACGGCCTGGGCGTCCGAGGCGGACAACAGCCCGCTCTCGGCCGCGCGCAACCGCACCGCCGCCGCACCGTCCGGGCCGTCGCCGTCCGCCTCCGCGCGCTCCAGGAACTCCGCCGCGAGCTCACTGACCCGGTCCCGGGACGCCTCGTTGATGATCTCCACCGAGAGACCGAGCACGGTCGTGCCCGACTGCTCGGCCAGGATCGCCAACTGCCGCGCCGCCTCGGCGGGACCGCACCCCAGTTTGCCGACGAGAACGCCCTTGGCCATCTCGATCAGGGCCCGCCCGTCCGACGCGGACTGCGCCTCGCGCACCTCCCGGCGCAGGCGTTCCACGGTGGCGGCCAGCGGGCCCACGTCGGCGCCGGGATCCAGCCGGCGGGCCGCACCGGGCCCACCGGGCCGGGAGCCGCGGGCAGCGGGAACGGTGACGTCGTCCGCCTCCAGGGATGACTTCTCACCCCGCGGTCCGTCTTGGTGCTGAGGGCTGTTCACGGTGAGTCCGGGCTCCTGGGCGAGTACGTGAGGGGCGGCGGGGAGTCAGACACGGGCGCCCCCCGAGACGTCCCGCGGCAGCAGCCAGTGCCGGACACGGGCCATGAGGTCGTCGGCGTCCACCGGCTTGGTGACGTAGTCGCTGGCCCCCGACGCGAGGCTCTTCTCCCGGTCTCCGGGCATCGCCTTCGCGGTGACCGCGATGATCGGCAGATCGGCGTACGCGGGCATGCGACGGATCTCGGCGGTCGCCGCGTACCCGTCCATCTCGGGCATCATCACGTCCATCAGGATCAGATGGATCCCGGGATGACCGGTCAGGGCGTCGATGGCGGTCCGGCCGTTCTCCGCGTGCACGACCTGGATGCCGTGCAGTTCGAGGATGCCGCTGATCGCGTACAGGTTCCGCGCGTCGTCGTCGACCACCAGGACGGAACGGCCCGCCAGACCGTCGTCGAGGAACGCGGGAACGGCGGCGGGGGAGTCCTGCGAACGCACCAGGGACGGCACGTCCCCGGGCTCCTGGGCGGACAGGTGCAGCGAGATCCGTTCCCGCAGCTCGTCCAGGCTGGCCAGCACCTCCAACGGCTGCGACGCCGTGTGCTCGTGCAGTTCCCGCTGCTGCGCCGCGTCGAGACGACGGTTGTCGTGGGCGAGGACGGGCAGGGACGCCAGCGCCGAGTCCCCGGCCAGCGCCCGCAGGAACCGCAACGCCTCCCCGTCCTGGCCGAGTTCGAGGACCACACAGTGGAACGGCGTGGCGGCGAGGACCTCCGCCGCCTCCTGGGCGCTCACGGCCGTCACCACCTCGACGGGCTCGTCCGCCGCGAACGGCGAGCGACCCAGCGCGAGGTCGTGGGTGGCGCTCTCGGCAACGAGCGTCAGCAGTCCGTTGCTGCGCTCTTCGATCACCAGCAGCCGGCGCGGGCGTCGCTCGGGGCCGGGACCCGGTGTCCGGCCCCGCTGCTCGCCGACGGTGCTCGCGGTCGGCTCGGCCCGGGGGCCCACCAGGGCGCGGTCGGCGAACTCGGTCCGGGCCACCGGCAGGTAGAGGGTGAAGACGGAGCCCTCGCCGGGGTTGCTGAGGGCGGTGACGGCGCCCCCGAGGAGCTGGGCGATCTCCCGGGTGATGGAGAGCCCCAGTCCGGTGCCCCCGTACTTGCGGCTGGTCGTGCCGTCGGCCTGCTGGAACGCCGCGAAGATCGATTCGAGTTGGTGCTCCGCGATGCCGATGCCGGTGTCCTTCACGCGGAAGGCGACCATCGGCCCGCCGTGGCTCAGCCCGGCCGGCAGGTCGGCGACGGCCACGGGTTCGATCCGCAGCTCCACCCGGCCGTGCTCGGTGAACTTCACCGCGTTGGAGAGCAGGTTGCGCAGGATCTGACGCAGTCGCGAGTCGTCGGTGAGCAGGTCCACCGGCACCCCGGTGGCGGTCGTGATCTCGAACTCCAGGCTCTTCTGACTGGTCAACGGCCGGAAGGTGGCGTCGACGTAGTCGAGGAGCCGCCTCAGCGGGACCCGTTCGGGGTTGATGTCCATCTTCCCGGCCTCGACCTTCGACAGGTCGAGGATGTCGTCGATCAACTGGAGGAGGTCGGAACCGGCCGAGTGGATGATGCCCGCGTACTCGACCTGCTTGGGGGAGAGGTTGCGGCTGGGGTTCTGCGCGAGCAGTTGGGCCAGGATCAGCAGGCTGTTGAGCGGGGTGCGCAGCTCGTGGCTCATGTTGGCCAGGAACTCCGACTTGTACTTCGAGGCCAGCGAGAGCTGCTGCGCGCGGTCCTCCAGTTCCTGACGGGCTTGCTCGATCTCCAGGTTCTTGGTCTCGATGTCGCGGTTCTGGCTGGCGAGGAGGGCCGCCTTCTCCTCCAGTTCGGCGTTGGAGCGCTGGAGTTCGTCCTGCTGTACCTGGAGCTCCTCGGAGCGGGCCTGGAGTTCGCCGGTCAACCGCTGGGACTCGCCGAGCAGCTCGTCGGTGCGCGCGTTGGCCACGATGGTGCTGACGTTGACCCCCACGGTCTCCATCAGACGGCCCAGGAAGTCGCGGTGGACGGAGGTGAACTCCTTGAACGAGGCGAGCTCGATCACGCCGAGCACCTGGTCCTCCACCACGATGGGCAGCACGATCAGGCAGGCGGGCGCGGACCGGCCGAGGCCCGAGGAGATCAGGTAACCGGCGGGCACGTCCTCGGCGACGATGATGCGGCGGCTGCGGGCCGCCTGCCCGACCAGCGTCTCGCCCGGGGTGAGGCGGTCGCTCTCGGACCGGCCCGACGGTCGCCCGTACGAGCCGATGAGGGTGAGCCAGGACTGCCCGTCGGTCTCGTCGGCCAGGTAGAAGGCCCCGTAGCTGGCGGCCACCAGCGGGGTCAGCTCGTCCATGACCAGTTCCGCCACGACCGAGAGGTCGCGGTGGCCCTGCATCAGGCCGGAGATCCGGGCCAGGTTGGACTTGAGCCAGTCCTGTTCCAGATTGGCGCGGGTCGTCTCGCGCAGCGAGCCGACCATGGAGTTGATGTTGTCCTTGAGTTCGGCCACCTCGCCGGACGCGTCGACCGTGATCGAGCGGGTCAGGTCCCCCTCGGCGACGGCGCTGGCGACCTCCGCGATGGCGCGCACCTGCCGGGTCAGGTTGCCCGCCAGCTCGTTGACGTTCTCCGTCAGCCGCTTCCAGGTGCCCGACACGCCCTCCACCTCGGCCTGTCCGCCGAGTCGGCCCTCGCTGCCGACCTCGCGGGCGACGCGGGTGACCTCGGCCGCGAAGGAGGACAGCTGGTCCACCATCGTGTTGATGGTGGTCTTGAGTTCGAGGATCTCGCCCCGGGCGTCCACGTCGATCTTCTTCGACAGGTCGCCGTTGGCGACGGCGGTGGTGACGAGGGCGATGTTGCGGACCTGGCCGGTGAGGTTGTTGGCCATCGAGTTGACGTTGTCGGTGAGGTCCTTCCAGGTTCCCGCCACGTTGGGGACGCGGGCCTGGCCGCCGAGCCGGCCCTCCGTGCCCACCTCGCGGGCCACGCGGGTGACCTCGTCCGCGAAGGCCGACAGCGTGTCCACCATCGTGTTGATCACTCCGGCGAGCGCCGCCACCTCGCCCTTGGCCTCGACGGTGATCTTCTGCGAGAGGTCGCCGCGGGCGACCGCGGTGGCCACCTGGGCGATGGAACGGACCTGCCCGGTGAGGTTGGACGCCATGACGTTGACGTTGTCGGTGAGGTCCTTCCACGTGCCCGAGACGCCCCGGACCGTGGCCTGACCACCCAGGTTGCCCTCGGTGCCGACCTCGCGGGCGACGCGGGTGACCTCGTCGGCGAAGGCGGAGAGCTGGTCGACCATCGTGTTGATGGTCTCCTTCAGCTCCAGGATCTCGCCGCGCGCGTCCACCCGGATCTTCTGCGTCATGTCGCCCCGGGCCACCGCCGTGGTGACTTCGGCGATCGACCTGACCTGCGCGGTGAGGTTGTCGGCCATGAAGTTGACCGAGTCGGTGAGGTCGCGCCAGGTGCCGGAGACGCCCTTGACGTCGGCCTGTCCGCCGAGGCGGCCCTCGGTGCCGACCTCGCGGGCGACGCGGGTGACCTCGTCGGCGAAGGCGGAGAGCTGGTCGACCATCGTGTTGATCGTCGTCTTCAGTTCCAGGATCTCGCCGCGCGCGTCCACCCGGATCTTCTGCGACAGGTCGCCCTTGGCGACGGCGGTCGCGACCTGGGCGATGGAGCGCACCTGGGCCGTCAGGTTGCCGGCCATGAAGTTGACCGAGTCGGTGAGGTCGCGCCAGGTGCCGGAGACGCCCTTGACGTCGGCCTGGCCGCCCAGGATCCCCTCGGTGC of the Streptomyces sp. NBC_01426 genome contains:
- a CDS encoding SpoIIE family protein phosphatase — translated: MNSPQHQDGPRGEKSSLEADDVTVPAARGSRPGGPGAARRLDPGADVGPLAATVERLRREVREAQSASDGRALIEMAKGVLVGKLGCGPAEAARQLAILAEQSGTTVLGLSVEIINEASRDRVSELAAEFLERAEADGDGPDGAAAVRLRAAESGLLSASDAQAVATALLENALAPLGAHGVVIWLAGADSSLTLAGQAGFTEDEALRWRYVPPEVATCARLALVERGPAFVSRLSDSGMPSIGRRRHPHGGRIAVPAGTGGRIHGVLEVCWPQPLAPQPPRIIRQIEALAELCAHTLEDPTGAGTPSVPGRTPHAAVAELTSLADHLHDPALVLTPILGPAGGLTDFRVHHANDRFTDPAGRPRSAVSGSTFLEAYPLAAEDNGLFEKLERVYATGESFQTRRMTLTAFIDDVPLTGVADASITRHGAALLLIWRIEDETARLAGLLQHAQRLGRIGGFEENFTTGEITWNGQLFSLYGLPAGASPVPLEALPGHAHPDDITSISRFLRTLMHYRREASVAFRLQRPDGVTRHIRIVAEPVQDADGSLFAVRGAYQDISAQHWTEVALAATRDQLAHTEAESAERSRLALQLQHAIMPPAPAPLDAPGIRIGVRYRPAESQALIGGDWYDSVVLPNRQVLLCVGDVAGHGIEAATGMVVLRNALRGLAVTGAGPAQLLTWLNAVAHHLTSDLTATAVCGIFDPDRRVLRWARAGHLPPILVRGARATAFPLAKGLLLGAVPNAEYTEEVVQLEAEDTVLMYTDGLVERRDTSMMDSLTQLLGLAQRESPSLESRLDRLLTHSRSDTDDDTCLVGVQVR
- a CDS encoding HAMP domain-containing protein, which translates into the protein MRSNVEGTAPGVVGEPELRQLLAGLTAVRDGDFGTRLPDEADGLLGEIATVFNGMVDQLSLFTSEVTRVAREVGTEGTLGGQAEVPGVSGTWADLTDSVNAMAGNLTTQVRDIAQVATAVARGDLSQKIDVAARGEILELKDTVNTMVDQLSSFADEVTRVAREVGSEGRLGGQAEVPGVAGVWRDLTDSVNFMAGNLTDQVRNIAQVTTAVAKGDLSQKIAVDARGEILELKNTINTMVDQLSAFADEVTRMAREVGTEGILGGQADVKGVSGTWRDLTDSVNFMAGNLTAQVRSIAQVATAVAKGDLSQKIRVDARGEILELKTTINTMVDQLSAFADEVTRVAREVGTEGRLGGQADVKGVSGTWRDLTDSVNFMADNLTAQVRSIAEVTTAVARGDMTQKIRVDARGEILELKETINTMVDQLSAFADEVTRVAREVGTEGNLGGQATVRGVSGTWKDLTDNVNVMASNLTGQVRSIAQVATAVARGDLSQKITVEAKGEVAALAGVINTMVDTLSAFADEVTRVAREVGTEGRLGGQARVPNVAGTWKDLTDNVNSMANNLTGQVRNIALVTTAVANGDLSKKIDVDARGEILELKTTINTMVDQLSSFAAEVTRVAREVGSEGRLGGQAEVEGVSGTWKRLTENVNELAGNLTRQVRAIAEVASAVAEGDLTRSITVDASGEVAELKDNINSMVGSLRETTRANLEQDWLKSNLARISGLMQGHRDLSVVAELVMDELTPLVAASYGAFYLADETDGQSWLTLIGSYGRPSGRSESDRLTPGETLVGQAARSRRIIVAEDVPAGYLISSGLGRSAPACLIVLPIVVEDQVLGVIELASFKEFTSVHRDFLGRLMETVGVNVSTIVANARTDELLGESQRLTGELQARSEELQVQQDELQRSNAELEEKAALLASQNRDIETKNLEIEQARQELEDRAQQLSLASKYKSEFLANMSHELRTPLNSLLILAQLLAQNPSRNLSPKQVEYAGIIHSAGSDLLQLIDDILDLSKVEAGKMDINPERVPLRRLLDYVDATFRPLTSQKSLEFEITTATGVPVDLLTDDSRLRQILRNLLSNAVKFTEHGRVELRIEPVAVADLPAGLSHGGPMVAFRVKDTGIGIAEHQLESIFAAFQQADGTTSRKYGGTGLGLSITREIAQLLGGAVTALSNPGEGSVFTLYLPVARTEFADRALVGPRAEPTASTVGEQRGRTPGPGPERRPRRLLVIEERSNGLLTLVAESATHDLALGRSPFAADEPVEVVTAVSAQEAAEVLAATPFHCVVLELGQDGEALRFLRALAGDSALASLPVLAHDNRRLDAAQQRELHEHTASQPLEVLASLDELRERISLHLSAQEPGDVPSLVRSQDSPAAVPAFLDDGLAGRSVLVVDDDARNLYAISGILELHGIQVVHAENGRTAIDALTGHPGIHLILMDVMMPEMDGYAATAEIRRMPAYADLPIIAVTAKAMPGDREKSLASGASDYVTKPVDADDLMARVRHWLLPRDVSGGARV